The following proteins are encoded in a genomic region of Montipora foliosa isolate CH-2021 chromosome 8, ASM3666993v2, whole genome shotgun sequence:
- the LOC137968931 gene encoding glyoxal reductase-like isoform X1 — protein MLPACGLNNGVQIPAIGLGTFQMRSVPEDDVIHRTIDHALQFGYRLIDTASVYGNEADIGRSLKELLPKYGLSRKDIFITSKLSPRDHGFDSAEKACMKSLESLDCEYLDLYLIHWPGVQKLKREDPKNAELRRKSWQALEKLYKGGLLRSIGVSNYTIDHLDELLQFATVVPAVLQVEFHPKLYQKKLYEYCKSKGIWLQAYTSLGQGRLLDEEAVRSIAAQYNKSTAQVLLKWALQHGVGIIPKSVRAQHIQDNISVTEFELSVDDMETLDKMNTDTHFCWDPTGVK, from the exons ttgGAACATTTCAGATGAGATCAGTGCCAGAAGATGATGTCATACACCGAACTATTGACCATGCATTACAGTTTGGCTACCGACTTATAG ACACTGCTTCTGTCTATGGAAATGAAGCAGATATTGGGAGATCCCTGAAGGAGCTTTTACCTAAGTATGGGTTGTCAAGAAAAGACATTTTCATAACAAGTAAACTGT CTCCGAGAGATCATGGTTTTGACAGTGCAGAGAAAGCATGCATGAAGTCCTTAGAATCTCTTGATTGCGAATATTTGGATTTGTATCTTATTCACTGGCCGGGTGTTCAGAAACTCAAAAGGGAGGATCCCAAGAATGCCGAACTTAGAAGAAAAAGCTGGCAGGCCTTAGAAAAGCTATATAAAGGAG GTTTGTTGAGGTCCATTGGTGTGTCAAACTACACTATTGATCATCTAGACGAACTTCTTCAATTTGCGACGGTCGTGCCAGCTGTTCTACAG GTAGAATTTCACCCAAAgctttaccaaaaaaaattgtatgaaTACTGCAAAAGTAAAGGGATCTGGCTCCAGGCTTACACCTCTCTGGGCCAAGGAAGG CTGTTAGATGAGGAAGCTGTCAGAAGCATAGCTGCACAATATAACAAGTCAACAGCTCAAGTACTACTGAAATGGGCTCTTCAACATGGCGTGG GTATCATTCCAAAGTCTGTTAGAGCTCAGCACATTCAAGACAACATCAGTGTTACAGAATTTGAACTCTCTGTAGATGACATGGAGACGTTGGACAAAATGAACACAGACACCCATTTTTGCTGGGATCCAACAGGGGTGAAGTGA
- the LOC137968931 gene encoding glyoxal reductase-like isoform X2 has protein sequence MLPACGLNNGVQIPAIGLGTFQMRSVPEDDVIHRTIDHALQFGYRLIDTASVYGNEADIGRSLKELLPKYGLSRKDIFITSKLSPRDHGFDSAEKACMKSLESLDCEYLDLYLIHWPGVQKLKREDPKNAELRRKSWQALEKLYKGGLLRSIGVSNYTIDHLDELLQFATVVPAVLQLLDEEAVRSIAAQYNKSTAQVLLKWALQHGVGIIPKSVRAQHIQDNISVTEFELSVDDMETLDKMNTDTHFCWDPTGVK, from the exons ttgGAACATTTCAGATGAGATCAGTGCCAGAAGATGATGTCATACACCGAACTATTGACCATGCATTACAGTTTGGCTACCGACTTATAG ACACTGCTTCTGTCTATGGAAATGAAGCAGATATTGGGAGATCCCTGAAGGAGCTTTTACCTAAGTATGGGTTGTCAAGAAAAGACATTTTCATAACAAGTAAACTGT CTCCGAGAGATCATGGTTTTGACAGTGCAGAGAAAGCATGCATGAAGTCCTTAGAATCTCTTGATTGCGAATATTTGGATTTGTATCTTATTCACTGGCCGGGTGTTCAGAAACTCAAAAGGGAGGATCCCAAGAATGCCGAACTTAGAAGAAAAAGCTGGCAGGCCTTAGAAAAGCTATATAAAGGAG GTTTGTTGAGGTCCATTGGTGTGTCAAACTACACTATTGATCATCTAGACGAACTTCTTCAATTTGCGACGGTCGTGCCAGCTGTTCTACAG CTGTTAGATGAGGAAGCTGTCAGAAGCATAGCTGCACAATATAACAAGTCAACAGCTCAAGTACTACTGAAATGGGCTCTTCAACATGGCGTGG GTATCATTCCAAAGTCTGTTAGAGCTCAGCACATTCAAGACAACATCAGTGTTACAGAATTTGAACTCTCTGTAGATGACATGGAGACGTTGGACAAAATGAACACAGACACCCATTTTTGCTGGGATCCAACAGGGGTGAAGTGA